Proteins from a genomic interval of Rhodothermus marinus:
- a CDS encoding helix-turn-helix domain-containing protein — translation MRERAVLENMRRLAHDLRRIREKRKRSLQEIHNETKIALELLQHFERTALYDHERYNPVYLRSFARTYATAIGIDPAAVLEALELAFEGRYRNQLAVQFLGEEPLPEPEPETPPSEEPTPEAVPESRPSREPEPALPLVATPGGLERLERPSRWKAWVGGVAVVVMVAIGLWYLLRPAPAPPPEPLAVDTATVSATAADTTPSVETPTIQVPVLGDTITVTVIAAFDKVDPIRVRVDRDLRRPYWIEQGDSMQFRFTERIILENQLDDIQLRLDGYPYPTDRRDAQGRIVITREQLQAYLDSLARRIR, via the coding sequence ATGCGTGAACGAGCAGTCCTGGAAAATATGCGCCGGCTGGCGCACGACCTGCGGCGCATCCGGGAAAAGCGGAAGCGCTCGCTGCAGGAGATCCACAACGAAACCAAAATCGCGCTGGAGCTGCTGCAGCACTTCGAGCGCACGGCGCTTTACGACCACGAACGGTACAATCCCGTCTATCTTCGCTCGTTTGCCCGGACGTATGCGACCGCCATCGGCATCGACCCGGCCGCGGTACTGGAGGCGCTGGAGCTGGCTTTCGAAGGGCGCTATCGCAACCAGCTGGCCGTACAGTTTCTGGGCGAAGAACCGCTACCCGAGCCGGAGCCGGAAACGCCGCCGTCCGAAGAACCGACCCCTGAGGCCGTGCCCGAAAGCAGACCGTCCCGGGAGCCTGAGCCCGCCCTGCCGCTGGTGGCCACTCCGGGCGGTCTGGAACGGCTGGAACGCCCTTCGCGCTGGAAAGCCTGGGTTGGAGGGGTTGCCGTGGTGGTGATGGTGGCCATAGGCCTCTGGTATCTGCTGCGACCGGCCCCGGCACCACCCCCGGAGCCGCTGGCCGTGGATACGGCAACGGTTTCGGCTACTGCGGCCGATACCACGCCTTCGGTTGAAACGCCCACCATTCAGGTGCCCGTGCTGGGCGATACGATCACGGTCACCGTGATTGCCGCCTTCGACAAGGTCGATCCGATCCGTGTTCGGGTCGATCGCGATCTGCGCCGGCCCTACTGGATCGAGCAGGGCGACTCGATGCAGTTTCGGTTTACCGAACGCATCATTCTTGAAAACCAGCTGGACGACATCCAGCTCCGGCTGGACGGCTATCCGTATCCCACCGATCGCCGGGATGCGCAGGGCCGTATCGTCATCACGCGGGAGCAGCTGCAGGCTTACCTGGATTCGCTGGCACGAAGGATCCGGTAG
- the ligA gene encoding NAD-dependent DNA ligase LigA yields METRTASQTAEARLLEATHALLKTVRQANLEAIDRKEAEALAARLREVLNQHAYRYYVLDNPLIPDADYDLLMQALRKLEARFPELVTPDSPTQRVGGPPLERFEKVRHPEPLLSLNNAFGEEDVRAWYERCCRMLAEQLGHPVQPAVTAELKIDGLAMALTYENGVLTIGATRGDGIEGENVTQNVRTIPAIPLRIPVDPSVGPPPTRLEVRGEVYMRKRDFERLNEQLQARGERTFANPRNAAAGSVRQLNPQVTASRPLSFFAYGIGPVEGAEVPDSQYEVLQWLGRLGFPVNEHARRFERLDDVLDYCRYWTEHRDELDYEIDGVVLKIDHRPWQTLLGAISNAPRWAVAYKFPAREAITRLLDIMVSVGRTGVVKPVAVLEPVEVGGVTVSQATLHNEDYVRSRDIRIGDLVVVIRAGDVIPQVVRPVVEARTGNERPWRMPERCPSCGSPLVRLPGEADYYCLASDCPAQFVRLLEHFASRDAMDIEGMGSQVARQLAESGLVRRLSDLYRLRLEDLLKLEGFAETRARNLLRAIEASKRRPLSRLLFGLGIRHVGKTTAELLVQHFASIDELATATIDELAAIEGVGPITAESIVNWFRVEDNRRLIEELKELGVNTQRLPEEAPAAESPVRGKTFVLTGALPHLTRKEAEELIKRAGGRVASSVSRNTDYVVVGENPGSKYDRARQLGIPMLDEDGLLRLLGMR; encoded by the coding sequence ATGGAAACGCGCACCGCCTCGCAAACCGCCGAAGCGCGCCTGCTGGAAGCCACGCATGCCCTTTTGAAAACCGTACGGCAGGCCAACCTGGAAGCCATCGATCGCAAGGAGGCCGAGGCGCTGGCCGCCCGGCTCCGAGAAGTGCTCAACCAGCACGCCTACCGCTATTACGTACTGGACAACCCGCTCATCCCGGACGCAGACTACGACCTGCTTATGCAGGCGCTCCGGAAGCTGGAGGCACGCTTCCCGGAGCTGGTCACGCCCGACTCGCCCACGCAACGCGTGGGGGGACCGCCGCTGGAACGCTTCGAAAAAGTGCGTCATCCGGAACCACTGCTTTCGCTCAACAATGCGTTTGGCGAGGAAGACGTGCGCGCCTGGTACGAACGCTGCTGCCGGATGCTGGCCGAACAGCTCGGGCATCCGGTGCAGCCGGCCGTTACCGCCGAGCTGAAGATCGACGGGCTGGCCATGGCGCTGACCTACGAAAACGGCGTGCTGACCATCGGCGCCACGCGCGGAGACGGCATCGAAGGCGAAAACGTCACGCAGAACGTGCGCACGATCCCGGCCATTCCTTTGCGTATCCCGGTCGATCCTTCGGTCGGGCCACCGCCGACGCGGCTGGAAGTGCGGGGTGAGGTGTACATGCGCAAGCGCGACTTCGAGCGGCTCAACGAGCAGCTCCAGGCCCGGGGAGAGCGGACCTTCGCCAACCCCCGCAACGCGGCGGCCGGCAGCGTGCGCCAGCTCAACCCGCAGGTGACCGCCTCGCGGCCGCTGAGCTTTTTCGCCTACGGGATCGGTCCCGTCGAGGGGGCCGAGGTGCCCGACAGTCAGTACGAGGTGCTGCAATGGCTCGGGCGTCTGGGCTTCCCGGTCAACGAACATGCCCGCCGCTTCGAGCGCCTGGACGACGTGCTGGACTACTGCCGCTACTGGACCGAGCACCGTGACGAGCTGGACTACGAGATCGACGGGGTCGTGCTGAAGATCGACCACCGACCCTGGCAGACGTTGCTGGGAGCCATTTCCAACGCGCCCCGCTGGGCGGTGGCCTACAAGTTTCCGGCCCGTGAAGCCATTACGCGTCTGCTGGACATCATGGTCAGCGTGGGACGCACCGGCGTGGTCAAGCCGGTGGCCGTGCTGGAGCCTGTCGAAGTCGGCGGCGTGACGGTCTCGCAGGCCACGCTGCACAACGAAGACTACGTGCGCAGCCGCGACATCCGGATCGGCGATCTGGTGGTGGTGATCCGGGCCGGCGATGTGATTCCGCAGGTGGTGCGTCCCGTGGTCGAAGCGCGTACGGGCAACGAGCGCCCCTGGCGCATGCCCGAGCGGTGCCCGTCGTGCGGTAGTCCGCTGGTGCGACTGCCCGGCGAGGCCGACTACTACTGTCTGGCCTCCGACTGTCCGGCGCAGTTCGTGCGGCTGCTGGAGCACTTCGCCAGCCGCGACGCCATGGACATCGAGGGCATGGGCAGTCAGGTGGCCCGTCAACTGGCCGAGTCGGGCCTGGTACGACGGCTTTCGGACCTGTATCGGCTCCGGTTGGAAGACCTGTTGAAGCTTGAAGGCTTTGCCGAGACGCGTGCGCGCAACCTGCTCCGGGCCATCGAGGCCTCGAAGCGACGGCCGCTGAGCCGTTTGCTCTTCGGGCTGGGCATCCGGCACGTGGGCAAGACGACCGCCGAGTTGCTCGTGCAGCACTTCGCGTCGATCGACGAGCTGGCCACGGCTACGATCGACGAACTGGCCGCCATTGAAGGCGTGGGACCGATCACGGCCGAAAGCATTGTGAACTGGTTCCGTGTCGAAGACAACCGGCGGCTGATCGAAGAACTGAAGGAACTGGGCGTCAACACGCAGCGGTTGCCCGAGGAGGCCCCCGCAGCCGAAAGCCCGGTGCGTGGCAAGACGTTCGTGCTGACAGGCGCCTTGCCCCACCTCACGCGCAAGGAAGCTGAGGAGCTGATCAAACGGGCCGGGGGACGTGTGGCCAGCAGCGTCAGCCGCAATACGGACTACGTCGTCGTGGGCGAAAACCCCGGCAGCAAGTACGACCGTGCCCGCCAGCTCGGCATCCCGATGCTCGACGAAGACGGCCTGCTGCGGCTGCTGGGGATGAGGTAA
- a CDS encoding AbrB/MazE/SpoVT family DNA-binding domain-containing protein, giving the protein MKTTVRLTRKGQITVPRQVRETLGLHAGDEVELSVEDGKIVIRPVRRYSVDELLKLLPGSPASYPGEAAEKAAIVQELARKEHRIRDR; this is encoded by the coding sequence ATGAAAACGACGGTACGTCTTACACGCAAAGGGCAAATTACGGTACCCAGGCAGGTTCGTGAGACGCTGGGTTTGCATGCCGGGGATGAGGTTGAACTATCTGTTGAGGATGGAAAAATTGTTATCCGTCCGGTAAGGCGCTACAGTGTAGATGAACTGCTCAAGCTATTACCCGGGAGTCCTGCTTCCTATCCTGGCGAGGCTGCGGAAAAAGCGGCTATCGTGCAGGAATTGGCCCGAAAGGAGCATCGAATCCGTGATCGTTAG
- a CDS encoding PIN domain-containing protein, with the protein MRFWLDTNVLVRLITRQPEEMFRRTVAFLRNAEANRYTLSVHSFYVAEAIYVLRGVYGFSLERLLTDLRHVLRLRLLEVDEHVLEALALMERHRVDFDDAFLAVLASSRGESLLSFDRDFARLPVNWREP; encoded by the coding sequence ATGCGTTTCTGGCTGGATACCAATGTGCTGGTGCGCCTGATTACCCGACAGCCAGAAGAAATGTTCAGGCGCACCGTGGCCTTTCTCCGCAACGCAGAGGCCAATCGATACACCCTGTCTGTCCATTCCTTTTACGTTGCCGAGGCCATCTATGTACTTCGTGGTGTGTATGGCTTTTCATTGGAGCGGTTGCTGACCGACCTGCGGCACGTGCTTCGGTTACGGCTGCTGGAAGTCGATGAACACGTGCTGGAAGCGCTGGCGCTGATGGAACGCCACCGTGTGGATTTCGATGATGCTTTTCTGGCTGTGCTGGCCTCCAGCCGTGGCGAAAGCCTGCTTTCTTTCGACCGAGATTTTGCACGGTTGCCCGTAAATTGGAGGGAACCATAG
- a CDS encoding alginate export family protein yields MQRFVLFILGWGLAWAGSVRAGVPADTIQAQGTWGQVRLDARYRYELVDETGKETARASTLRLRVGYGTPAVEGVRAYAEVEGLKAVGADRYNSLRNGRTQYATVADPEKAELNQLWLEANLIPRTRLRVGRQRITYDNHRFIGNVGWRQLEQTYDAVALTSRPLPGLTIDGAYLWRVQNVLSQRQRLAAPLLHLAYTGWRVARVVAYGYWIGYEEAASAARSVQTYGIRLEGSRPLTDRLALRYTGEYAYQMDYRDNPNDFAVQYAHGLLGLTLRQQGWVVSATGALELFTSNDGVAFSTPLATLHAFQGWADRFLSTPPQGLRDLYVSLSVRRGRVQATGVYHDFASDDGDVAYGRELDLVAGYVLTPNLSLLVKYAAYEARAWSVDVQKYWLMMTFSF; encoded by the coding sequence ATGCAACGTTTTGTGCTGTTTATACTGGGGTGGGGGCTGGCATGGGCTGGCTCCGTCCGGGCCGGTGTTCCGGCCGATACGATCCAGGCACAGGGCACCTGGGGGCAGGTGCGGCTGGACGCCCGCTATCGCTACGAGCTGGTGGACGAGACAGGCAAAGAAACCGCGCGGGCCTCGACGCTGCGGCTGCGTGTGGGATACGGAACGCCCGCGGTTGAGGGCGTCCGGGCCTATGCGGAGGTCGAGGGCCTGAAAGCGGTGGGTGCCGACCGTTACAACAGCCTGCGTAATGGACGCACGCAATATGCCACGGTGGCCGATCCGGAAAAGGCCGAACTGAATCAGCTCTGGCTGGAGGCGAACCTGATTCCGCGGACGCGCCTGCGGGTGGGGCGTCAGCGGATCACCTACGACAACCACCGCTTCATCGGCAACGTGGGCTGGCGCCAGCTCGAGCAGACCTACGACGCGGTCGCGCTGACGAGCCGCCCGTTGCCCGGGCTGACGATCGACGGGGCTTACCTGTGGCGCGTGCAGAACGTGCTTTCGCAGCGGCAGCGGCTTGCTGCACCATTGCTGCACCTGGCCTACACGGGCTGGCGCGTTGCCCGCGTGGTGGCCTACGGCTACTGGATCGGCTACGAAGAAGCGGCCAGTGCGGCGCGCTCGGTGCAGACCTACGGGATCCGTCTGGAAGGCAGCCGGCCGCTTACCGATCGGCTGGCGCTGCGCTACACGGGCGAATATGCCTACCAGATGGACTACCGGGACAATCCGAACGATTTTGCCGTGCAGTACGCGCATGGTCTGCTGGGGCTGACCCTGCGGCAGCAGGGCTGGGTGGTGTCGGCCACTGGCGCGCTGGAGCTCTTCACGAGCAACGACGGGGTGGCCTTCAGCACGCCGCTGGCCACGCTGCACGCCTTCCAGGGATGGGCCGACCGCTTCCTGAGCACGCCGCCGCAGGGCCTGCGCGATCTGTACGTGTCGCTGAGCGTGCGGCGGGGACGTGTCCAGGCGACGGGCGTCTATCATGACTTTGCCAGCGACGACGGCGACGTAGCCTACGGACGCGAGCTGGATCTGGTGGCGGGCTACGTGCTCACGCCAAATCTTTCACTCCTGGTAAAATATGCCGCCTACGAAGCCCGCGCCTGGAGCGTGGACGTCCAGAAATACTGGCTCATGATGACCTTCAGCTTCTGA
- a CDS encoding sodium:solute symporter, whose translation MLTPLDYLILLGYLLGSVALGLWAGGRQRHAVDYFLGSRTLPWWALCLSVVATETSTLTVIGIPAVAYGGDLSFWKLTIGYVLGRIAVAFFLLPRYFEGSLTTAYAFLGQRFGQGMQAAASLVFLATRLLADGVRLFATAIPLKVMADMAGLSVSYFEVILVVAGATVLYTLIGGLRAVVWLDVMQLLVYIGGALGALWVLWQGAPDGWWQTATAAGKTRLLVPGAETSPIRWLTEPYVFVTAVVGGAVFSMASHGTDHLMVQRLLACRDLSDSRKALIGSGLIVMAQFALFLLVGLLLWVHYDGATPAELGLSRADEVFPRFIIEGLPPGISGLLLAGILAAAMSTLSSSLNALASSTLFDLYERWRGRPLDGRQSLVVSRLLTLGWALVFVGFASLFESTDNPVVELGLSIASFTYGGMLGVFLLGRFNRRVSQRWAIGAFLAAIGLMVLVIFGVWVRPDGHLLFALKPEAARVASEGLRSLAWPWYTLLGALLTLLFGSLPHLGHRYRRSSSQTRHLR comes from the coding sequence GTGCTGACCCCCCTCGATTATCTGATCCTGCTGGGCTATCTGCTGGGCTCCGTTGCACTCGGACTGTGGGCCGGTGGACGCCAGCGTCATGCCGTCGATTATTTCCTCGGCAGCCGCACGCTTCCCTGGTGGGCACTCTGCCTGTCGGTCGTCGCCACCGAGACCAGCACGCTGACGGTGATCGGTATTCCGGCCGTGGCCTACGGAGGCGATCTGAGCTTCTGGAAGCTCACGATCGGCTACGTGCTGGGCCGCATCGCCGTCGCTTTTTTTCTGTTGCCCCGCTACTTTGAAGGCTCGCTCACGACGGCCTATGCCTTTCTGGGGCAGCGCTTCGGGCAGGGCATGCAGGCGGCCGCCTCGCTGGTTTTTCTGGCCACCCGGTTGCTGGCCGATGGCGTGCGCCTCTTTGCCACGGCCATTCCGCTGAAGGTAATGGCCGACATGGCCGGGCTGTCGGTTTCGTATTTTGAGGTGATTCTGGTGGTGGCCGGTGCTACCGTGCTCTATACGTTGATCGGCGGGCTGCGCGCGGTGGTCTGGCTCGACGTGATGCAGCTGCTGGTGTACATCGGCGGGGCCCTGGGGGCGCTGTGGGTACTCTGGCAGGGGGCTCCGGACGGATGGTGGCAGACGGCCACGGCGGCGGGCAAAACCCGCCTGCTGGTGCCCGGCGCCGAGACCAGCCCGATCCGGTGGCTGACCGAACCCTACGTGTTCGTGACGGCCGTCGTGGGAGGTGCCGTCTTTTCGATGGCCTCGCACGGCACGGATCACCTGATGGTGCAGCGCCTGCTGGCCTGTCGCGACCTGAGCGACAGCCGGAAGGCGCTCATCGGCAGCGGGCTGATCGTGATGGCTCAGTTCGCGCTGTTTCTGCTGGTGGGGCTGCTGCTCTGGGTGCATTACGACGGGGCTACGCCGGCCGAGCTGGGGCTGTCGCGCGCCGACGAGGTGTTTCCGCGCTTCATCATCGAAGGATTGCCGCCGGGCATCTCCGGGCTGCTGCTGGCCGGCATCCTGGCGGCCGCCATGAGCACGCTTTCCTCTTCGCTGAACGCACTGGCGTCTTCGACGCTGTTCGATCTTTACGAGCGCTGGCGGGGGCGGCCGCTCGACGGCCGGCAGTCGCTCGTGGTTTCACGGCTGCTGACGCTTGGCTGGGCGCTGGTGTTTGTCGGCTTTGCCAGCCTGTTCGAGAGCACCGACAACCCGGTCGTCGAACTGGGGCTCTCGATCGCCTCGTTTACTTACGGCGGGATGCTGGGCGTTTTTCTGCTGGGGCGCTTCAACCGGCGCGTTTCACAGCGCTGGGCGATCGGAGCCTTTCTGGCAGCCATCGGATTGATGGTGTTGGTGATTTTCGGCGTGTGGGTGCGTCCGGATGGTCATCTGCTTTTTGCGCTGAAACCAGAGGCGGCGCGTGTGGCCTCCGAGGGTCTGCGCAGCCTGGCCTGGCCGTGGTACACGCTGCTGGGCGCGCTGCTCACCTTGCTGTTTGGATCCTTGCCGCACCTGGGGCATAGGTACCGACGTTCATCAAGCCAGACGCGGCACCTCCGATGA
- a CDS encoding HD family phosphohydrolase, translating into MSIWERFQRGRRTPRPVGQQLERGREQETRRQRRRQWMIKAAIWLGLIVLTLIAFPRERVYQFTVRVGEVWQHNDLVAPFDFALYKDPEQLEQERRQVILQTPPYFREVPDAMRRMEANRDTVRMQLEAIFEAYASYRRNLLRGRQDAARDDSLRYAELRRNARVKLTPEQWRLLAEDYRAAINEAGQVVRRGGQEPLYVRALEEAWSFGVQVLQLGLLDVPRDSVLTDEIVVRNEVERTERVLSVDRVFGLDEAYGAAREYFLQQFNNRPELASIALAFFRAILVPSYVYLRAETLHAWEQQQARISPTYGLVKAGEVIVQRGQVVTEEIKRKLTSLERAQQERGGTALFWRRLLGQTLVTLATYLFFFLYLFLLRRPIFDDNAQVLLIALIFAAILGLYAIAVRLPTLAMYAVPVAIASILLTVIFDSRVALFGTITLAFIGGHLLSYDFEFVFATVFAGTLGIFSVRDIKNRGQFFLSAGLVFLGYLVVLGASALWHPAASGRFLSDLLLVGINSVLVLMAYPLLWVFERAFDITTDLTLLELSDTNRPLLKELSLRAPGTFNHSLQVANLAEAAAAAIGAHALLVRVGALYHDIGKMVKPEYFVENQRPGMNPHENLKPRMSALIIASHVKEGLEIGRQYGLPKKVLDFIPMHHGTTRIEYFYRKAVEQTGDPNLPDAEFRYPGPKPNSKETAILMLADSVEAASRALEEPTHKRLEALIDQIFRARIEDGQLDDTDLTFRDLQKIKETFLQMLLAIYHIRVKYPGMEEPEQKDQKAPSETPTSQETPAPTQDR; encoded by the coding sequence ATGAGCATCTGGGAACGATTCCAACGGGGGCGGCGAACGCCCCGACCGGTCGGCCAGCAACTGGAACGTGGCCGCGAGCAGGAGACCCGTCGGCAGCGTCGGCGGCAATGGATGATCAAAGCGGCGATCTGGCTCGGACTGATCGTGCTGACGCTGATCGCCTTTCCACGTGAACGCGTCTATCAGTTCACCGTGCGCGTCGGCGAGGTCTGGCAGCACAACGATCTGGTCGCCCCCTTCGATTTTGCCCTCTACAAGGATCCCGAGCAGCTGGAGCAGGAGCGTCGCCAGGTGATCCTCCAGACGCCTCCGTACTTCCGGGAGGTGCCCGATGCGATGCGTCGCATGGAGGCCAACCGCGACACCGTGCGCATGCAACTGGAGGCAATCTTTGAGGCCTATGCCAGCTATCGCCGGAATCTGCTGCGGGGACGACAGGATGCCGCGCGGGACGACTCGCTCCGCTATGCGGAGCTCCGGCGTAATGCCCGCGTCAAGCTGACGCCAGAGCAGTGGCGTCTGCTGGCCGAAGACTATCGGGCTGCTATTAACGAGGCAGGTCAGGTAGTCCGACGCGGTGGCCAGGAGCCGCTGTACGTGCGGGCGCTGGAGGAAGCCTGGTCGTTCGGCGTGCAGGTGCTTCAGCTCGGGCTGCTCGATGTGCCGCGCGACAGCGTGCTGACCGACGAAATCGTCGTGCGCAACGAAGTGGAACGAACCGAACGCGTGCTTTCGGTCGATCGCGTCTTCGGGCTGGACGAAGCCTACGGCGCCGCCCGCGAGTATTTCCTGCAACAGTTCAACAATCGCCCCGAGCTGGCCAGTATTGCGCTGGCTTTTTTCCGGGCGATTCTGGTGCCTTCCTATGTCTATCTGCGCGCCGAAACGTTGCACGCCTGGGAGCAGCAGCAGGCGCGTATTTCGCCCACCTACGGGCTGGTGAAGGCGGGTGAGGTGATCGTACAGCGCGGCCAGGTCGTGACCGAAGAGATCAAGCGCAAGCTGACCTCGCTCGAACGCGCCCAGCAGGAACGCGGCGGCACGGCACTGTTCTGGCGACGCCTGCTCGGCCAGACGCTCGTGACGCTGGCGACCTATCTGTTTTTCTTCCTGTATCTGTTCCTGCTCCGGCGGCCCATCTTCGACGACAACGCACAGGTGCTGCTGATCGCTCTGATCTTTGCGGCCATTCTGGGGCTTTATGCCATTGCCGTGCGGTTGCCCACACTGGCCATGTATGCCGTGCCCGTGGCCATCGCCTCGATTCTGCTGACGGTTATTTTCGATTCGCGCGTGGCGCTCTTCGGGACGATCACGCTGGCCTTCATCGGGGGGCACCTGCTCAGTTACGACTTCGAGTTCGTGTTTGCCACGGTCTTTGCCGGAACGCTCGGCATCTTCAGCGTGCGCGACATCAAAAACCGCGGCCAGTTTTTCCTGAGCGCCGGGCTGGTCTTTCTGGGCTATCTGGTGGTACTGGGCGCTTCGGCCCTCTGGCATCCGGCCGCCAGCGGGCGCTTTCTGTCGGACCTGCTGCTGGTGGGCATCAACTCGGTGCTGGTGCTGATGGCCTATCCGCTGCTCTGGGTCTTCGAGCGGGCCTTCGACATCACCACCGATCTGACGTTGCTGGAACTGTCGGACACCAACCGGCCGCTACTCAAAGAGCTGAGTCTGCGGGCACCGGGCACCTTCAACCATTCGCTCCAGGTGGCCAACCTTGCCGAGGCGGCCGCGGCGGCTATCGGAGCCCATGCGCTGCTGGTGCGCGTCGGAGCGCTCTATCATGACATCGGCAAGATGGTCAAGCCCGAGTACTTCGTGGAAAACCAGCGGCCGGGCATGAATCCGCACGAGAACCTCAAGCCGCGCATGAGCGCGTTGATCATCGCCAGCCATGTGAAAGAAGGACTGGAGATCGGCCGCCAGTACGGGTTGCCCAAAAAGGTGCTGGATTTCATCCCCATGCACCACGGTACCACCCGGATCGAGTATTTCTATCGGAAGGCGGTAGAGCAGACGGGCGATCCGAATCTGCCGGATGCGGAGTTTCGTTATCCCGGACCCAAACCAAACTCCAAGGAAACGGCCATTCTTATGCTGGCCGATTCGGTCGAGGCCGCCAGCCGGGCACTCGAAGAACCCACGCACAAGCGGCTGGAGGCGCTGATCGATCAGATCTTCCGGGCACGCATCGAGGACGGGCAACTGGACGACACGGACCTGACCTTCCGGGACCTCCAGAAGATCAAAGAGACGTTCCTGCAGATGCTGCTGGCCATCTACCACATCCGCGTGAAGTACCCGGGTATGGAAGAGCCGGAGCAGAAAGATCAGAAGGCGCCGAGCGAAACGCCCACCTCGCAGGAGACGCCCGCGCCCACGCAGGATCGGTAA
- a CDS encoding GntR family transcriptional regulator, with product MITLDRSGSQPIHEQLVAQLRYLIARGHFRPGASLPSTRELARQLGISFHTVRKAYQQLEAEGLIHSQSGRRYLVRPEAVPTREMRLEQGAALLQEALRRLVGIGLSPEDIEYLLQEQLSLLEDHAPAPKVLCLAPTRELAEGLIAALGAPWAEWIEPATPESLVHHEDADLVLARHADLHRFRARLPQADWLGLMAYLEPSALERVAMLLPRETIGLVTLQPETIPHLLTELRVATGFGGQVLAVAIEESRHHLRPLLEQADLLLCTPQSHRRVAALRDRPAALLSFRIGPESVEALQAHLQSL from the coding sequence ATGATCACGCTGGATCGCTCGGGATCTCAACCAATCCACGAACAACTGGTGGCGCAATTGCGCTACCTGATCGCACGCGGGCACTTCCGGCCGGGCGCTTCGCTTCCGTCCACACGAGAACTGGCCCGCCAGCTCGGGATTTCGTTCCACACGGTACGCAAGGCCTACCAGCAGCTCGAAGCCGAAGGCCTGATCCACAGTCAGTCCGGCCGCCGCTATCTGGTACGGCCCGAAGCCGTGCCGACCCGGGAGATGCGGCTGGAGCAGGGCGCTGCCCTGCTGCAGGAGGCGCTGCGCAGGCTCGTCGGCATCGGACTCAGCCCGGAAGACATCGAATACCTGCTCCAGGAGCAACTGTCGCTCCTGGAAGATCATGCCCCTGCTCCCAAAGTACTCTGTCTGGCCCCGACCCGGGAGCTGGCTGAAGGTCTGATTGCGGCGCTGGGCGCGCCCTGGGCCGAATGGATCGAACCCGCAACGCCTGAATCGCTCGTTCACCACGAAGACGCCGATCTCGTACTGGCCCGCCATGCCGACCTGCATCGCTTCCGTGCCCGCCTTCCGCAGGCCGACTGGCTCGGCCTCATGGCCTACTTAGAGCCCTCCGCGCTGGAACGCGTCGCCATGCTCCTTCCCCGTGAGACGATCGGGCTGGTCACGCTGCAACCCGAAACGATTCCTCATCTGCTGACCGAACTCCGCGTGGCCACGGGCTTTGGCGGACAGGTACTGGCCGTGGCCATCGAAGAAAGCCGCCACCACCTGCGCCCGCTCCTCGAACAGGCCGATCTGCTGCTCTGCACGCCCCAGAGCCACCGGCGTGTGGCCGCCCTGCGCGATCGACCGGCGGCCCTGCTTTCGTTTCGGATCGGGCCCGAATCCGTCGAAGCCCTCCAGGCCCATCTGCAGAGCCTGTAG